A genomic stretch from Amycolatopsis sp. 195334CR includes:
- a CDS encoding VWA domain-containing protein — MTRDGNTGEGPGFELELGQNKYLSPSDRTMHVILTVRAVGAHPPAEAAEVLLVDCSASMDWPPTKIAAARQATAVAIDTLRDGVHFGVVRGTGRAELVYPASGLVRATAETRAEAKAKTRDLIAGGGTAMSTWLSLAASLFAPHENVVRHAILLTDGKNESESPEKLGRVLEECTGRFDCDARGIGDDWQPAELERICGALHGQADAVLADAELAADFGRLIESAMGRVIPELRLGIRTMPFSALRFAKQVYPSKVDMTEQVRPTGERTFELPTGGWAVEHREYHLCFEVDPDALVPGEDVQLGRIEPVGSPVSCVVVGHLTEDLALSSRVDEQVGRHTEQAELRAIVQAGWKSYDQQATEEAVRRWGEALRLAVKLGDDNLVTRLRRLIEEDGGGFRLREGLRPRDIKSAVIGSGLSMDSAIPRADAGQSEPAGEDVWCRGCRRILPSTAKVCGSCGTAVAPR, encoded by the coding sequence GTGACCAGAGACGGGAACACTGGGGAGGGGCCGGGGTTCGAACTGGAACTCGGGCAGAACAAGTACCTGTCGCCGTCGGACCGGACCATGCACGTGATCCTCACCGTGCGGGCGGTCGGCGCGCACCCGCCCGCCGAGGCGGCCGAGGTGCTGCTGGTGGACTGCTCGGCGTCGATGGACTGGCCGCCGACGAAGATCGCCGCCGCGCGCCAGGCCACCGCGGTCGCCATCGACACGCTGCGCGACGGCGTGCACTTCGGCGTGGTCCGCGGCACCGGGCGCGCGGAGCTGGTGTACCCGGCGAGTGGGCTGGTGCGGGCGACCGCGGAGACCAGGGCCGAGGCGAAGGCCAAGACGCGCGACCTGATCGCGGGCGGTGGTACCGCGATGAGCACCTGGCTCAGCCTGGCGGCGAGTCTGTTCGCACCGCACGAAAACGTGGTGCGCCACGCGATCCTGCTCACCGACGGGAAGAACGAGTCGGAGTCGCCGGAGAAGCTCGGCCGGGTGCTGGAGGAGTGCACCGGCCGGTTCGACTGCGACGCGCGCGGCATCGGGGACGACTGGCAGCCCGCCGAACTGGAGCGGATCTGCGGGGCGCTGCACGGGCAGGCCGACGCGGTGCTGGCCGACGCCGAGCTCGCCGCCGACTTCGGGCGCCTGATCGAGTCGGCGATGGGCCGGGTGATCCCGGAGCTGCGGCTGGGCATCCGGACCATGCCGTTTTCCGCGCTGCGCTTCGCCAAGCAGGTCTATCCGTCCAAAGTGGATATGACGGAGCAGGTGCGGCCGACCGGGGAGCGGACCTTCGAACTGCCGACCGGTGGCTGGGCGGTGGAGCACCGCGAGTACCACCTGTGCTTCGAGGTGGACCCGGACGCGCTGGTGCCGGGTGAGGACGTGCAGCTCGGCCGGATCGAACCGGTCGGCAGCCCGGTGAGCTGCGTGGTGGTCGGCCACCTCACCGAGGACCTGGCGCTGTCCAGCCGGGTGGACGAGCAGGTCGGCAGGCACACCGAACAGGCCGAACTGCGCGCGATCGTCCAGGCGGGCTGGAAGTCCTACGACCAGCAGGCGACCGAGGAGGCGGTCCGGCGCTGGGGCGAGGCGCTGCGGCTGGCCGTGAAGCTGGGCGACGACAACCTGGTCACCCGCCTGCGGCGCCTGATCGAAGAGGACGGCGGCGGCTTCCGGCTGCGGGAGGGCCTGCGGCCACGGGACATCAAGTCGGCGGTCATCGGCTCGGGGCTGTCGATGGATTCGGCGATACCCCGGGCCGACGCCGGGCAGTCCGAACCGGCTGGTGAGGACGTGTGGTGCCGGGGGTGCCGCCGGATCCTGCCGTCGACCGCGAAGGTGTGCGGAAGCTGCGGCACCGCGGTGGCGCCGCGATGA
- a CDS encoding serine/threonine-protein kinase: MSEGVLTCHGKPVGPGGFCDECGRRRVVPVPAAVPMPPPSARRGTDSELTGDNEFQSLPVVEVPDPATLVLAEPEYPVEHQVCGKCGGPVGRPYRDQPALRHGFCEQDGEPFDFRPKLAAGERVGGQYDVLGCLAHGGLGWVYLATDSHLPDKYVVLKGVLDRHNARARQLAQVERDVLTQLDHPNIVRIVDFVEHGSDDYLVMDYVGGLSLRAVLEQPDLLRVEHVITYGRAILAALDYLHGEGLLYVDMTPNNVIHGHKRVKVIDLGATRAIGDRESVAVLTTGYRIGDRERHEHGLTVRSDVYSVGRTLEALLDATPGAADSPGIESLRLVLSRATASYERRFTSAAEMSEQLDGVRREVLHQRPRRSARFESTPELLDAGLGAVPGLAYWTEPQPDVLDTGRPEPAEAASWFPVPLPVTGEDAVETELTRARARIDLGDPRAAERAIGLAEELLGAAATHDWRIAWHRGLLCLADGAAERADRKFGEVLQAWPAEDAPKLAVAYCAEVRGDNDRAQQLYQSVWSRDDSQVSAAFGLARCLLRRGDKENAVAALDGVPGVSRHYDAARVAAVRIRVAAPVSQGDLADVVRRLPELFLDGESAELLKTFVRQAALDHAGAGGWNGDELFGDPVTEHGLRLRLEGSFRRIARLASDETRYGLLVDRANDVRPMTLR; encoded by the coding sequence GGGGCCGGGCGGGTTCTGCGACGAATGCGGCCGCCGCCGGGTCGTGCCCGTGCCCGCGGCGGTGCCGATGCCGCCGCCGAGCGCACGGCGTGGCACCGACAGCGAACTGACCGGCGACAACGAGTTCCAGTCACTGCCGGTGGTCGAGGTCCCCGATCCGGCGACGCTGGTGCTGGCCGAGCCGGAGTACCCGGTGGAGCACCAGGTCTGCGGGAAGTGCGGTGGCCCGGTCGGGCGCCCGTACCGCGACCAGCCCGCGCTGCGGCACGGGTTCTGCGAGCAGGACGGCGAGCCGTTCGACTTCCGGCCGAAGCTGGCCGCGGGCGAGCGCGTCGGCGGGCAGTACGACGTGCTCGGCTGCCTCGCGCACGGCGGGCTCGGCTGGGTGTACCTGGCCACCGACAGCCACCTGCCGGACAAGTACGTGGTGCTCAAGGGCGTGCTCGACCGGCACAACGCCAGGGCGCGCCAGCTCGCGCAGGTCGAACGCGACGTGCTGACCCAGCTCGACCACCCGAACATCGTGCGGATCGTGGACTTCGTCGAGCACGGCTCCGACGACTACCTGGTGATGGACTACGTCGGCGGGCTGTCCCTGCGCGCGGTGCTGGAGCAGCCGGACCTGCTGCGGGTGGAGCACGTGATCACCTACGGCCGCGCGATCCTCGCCGCGCTGGACTACCTCCACGGCGAGGGCCTGCTCTACGTGGACATGACGCCGAACAACGTGATCCACGGCCACAAGCGCGTCAAGGTGATCGATCTCGGGGCCACCAGGGCGATCGGCGACCGCGAGAGCGTCGCGGTGCTGACCACCGGCTACCGGATCGGCGACCGGGAGCGCCACGAGCACGGGCTGACCGTGCGGTCCGACGTCTACTCGGTGGGCCGCACCCTGGAAGCCCTGCTGGACGCCACGCCGGGGGCCGCGGACAGCCCCGGCATCGAGTCGCTGCGGCTGGTCCTTTCGCGCGCGACCGCCTCGTACGAGCGCCGGTTCACCAGTGCCGCCGAGATGTCCGAGCAACTGGACGGGGTCCGGCGGGAGGTGCTGCACCAGCGGCCGCGGCGGTCGGCGCGGTTCGAGAGCACGCCCGAACTGCTCGACGCCGGGCTCGGCGCGGTGCCGGGACTGGCTTACTGGACCGAGCCGCAGCCCGACGTGCTCGACACCGGGCGCCCGGAGCCGGCGGAGGCGGCGTCGTGGTTCCCGGTGCCACTGCCGGTCACCGGTGAGGACGCCGTGGAAACCGAGCTGACCAGGGCTCGCGCGCGGATCGATTTGGGGGACCCGCGGGCCGCCGAGCGCGCCATCGGCCTGGCCGAGGAACTGCTGGGGGCCGCTGCCACGCACGACTGGCGGATCGCCTGGCACCGCGGGCTGCTGTGCCTCGCCGACGGTGCGGCCGAGCGGGCGGACCGGAAGTTCGGCGAGGTGCTCCAGGCGTGGCCCGCCGAGGACGCGCCGAAGCTCGCCGTCGCCTACTGCGCCGAAGTGCGCGGGGACAACGACCGGGCGCAGCAGTTGTACCAGTCCGTGTGGTCGCGTGACGACAGCCAGGTCAGCGCGGCGTTCGGCCTGGCGCGGTGCCTGCTTCGCCGTGGTGACAAGGAAAACGCGGTCGCCGCACTCGACGGGGTGCCGGGCGTTTCGCGGCACTACGACGCCGCGCGCGTGGCCGCCGTGCGCATCCGCGTCGCCGCGCCGGTCAGTCAGGGCGATCTGGCGGACGTGGTGCGGCGGCTGCCGGAACTGTTCCTGGACGGCGAATCCGCGGAACTGCTGAAGACCTTCGTCCGCCAGGCCGCGCTGGACCACGCCGGGGCGGGCGGCTGGAACGGGGACGAGCTGTTCGGCGACCCGGTCACCGAGCACGGGCTGCGGTTGCGGCTGGAGGGCTCGTTCCGGCGCATCGCCCGGCTCGCCAGTGATGAAACCCGGTACGGGCTGCTGGTGGACCGGGCCAACGACGTCCGCCCGATGACGCTGAGGTGA